A stretch of Salarias fasciatus chromosome 23, fSalaFa1.1, whole genome shotgun sequence DNA encodes these proteins:
- the LOC115381213 gene encoding solute carrier family 22 member 23-like encodes MFSSHAVSTLSIFFCAEITPTVIRGGGLGLVLASAGFGMLTAPIMELHNQKGYFLHHVIFACCTLLCIICLLLLPEPRGQPLPESIADGETFTRRTLLHPGEQHLLLAKTDRDYSRVHDTPLHLTATGGATVAAATALAAVPASYALATGGEVIGNCAIANGV; translated from the exons ATGTTCTCCTCTCACGCCGTCAGCACCCTCAGCATCTTCTTCTGCGCCGAAATCACTCCAACTGTCATCAG agGCGGGGGGTTGGGCCTGGTGCTGGCCAGCGCCGGCTTCGGCATGCTTACCGCCCCCATCATGGAGCTCCACAACCAGAAGGGCTATTTCCTGCACCACGTGATCTTCGCCTGCTGCACGCTGCTGTGCAtcatctgcctgctgctgctgcccgagCCGCGGGGCCAGCCGCTGCCCGAGAGCATCGCCGACGGGGAGACCTTCACCCGCCggaccctcctccacccgggcgagcagcacctcctgctggccAAGACTGACAGGGACTACTCCCGCGTCCACGACACGCCGCTGCACCTCACGGCCACCGGGGGCGCCACAGTGGCCGCGGCCACCGCTCTGGCAGCGGTGCCCGCCTCCTACGCGCTCGCCACCGGAGGGGAGGTGATCGGAAACTGCGCCATAGCCAACGGGGTGTGA